In Callospermophilus lateralis isolate mCalLat2 unplaced genomic scaffold, mCalLat2.hap1 Scaffold_550, whole genome shotgun sequence, a genomic segment contains:
- the LOC143389220 gene encoding cadherin-11-like yields the protein MKENYCLQAALVCLSMLCHSQAFALERRSHLRPSFYGHHEKGKEGQVLQRSKRGWVWNQFFVIEEYTGPDPVLVGRLHSYIDSGDGNIKYILSGEGAGTIFVIDDKSGNIHATKTLDREERAQYTLMAQAVDRDTNRPLEPPSEFIVKVQDINDNPPEFLHETYHANVPERSNVGTSVIQVTASDADDPTYGNSAKLEYSILEGQPYFSVEAQTGIIRTALPNMDREAKEEYHVVIQAKDMGGHMGGLSGTTKVTITLTDVNDNPPKFPQSVYQMSVSEAAVPGEEVGRVKAKDPDIGENGLVTYNIVDGDGMELFEITTDYETQEGVVKLKKPVDFETKRAYSLKVEAANVHIDPKFISNGTFKDTVRVKIAVEDADEPPMFLAPSYIHEVQENAATGTVVGRVHAKDPDAANSPIR from the exons ATGAAGGAGAACTACTGTTTACAAGCCGCGCTGGTGTGCCTGAGCATGCTGTGCCACAGCCAGGCATTTGCTCTGGAGCGACGAAGCCACCTGCGGCCCTCGTTCTATGGACATCATGAGAAGGGCAAGGAGGGGCAGGTGCTGCAGCGCTCCAAAAGAGGCTGGGTCTGGAACCAGTTCTTTGTGATAGAGGAGTACACGGGGCCTGACCCTGTGCTCGTGGGCAGG CTTCATTCCTATATTGACTCTGGTGATGGGAACATTAAATACATTCTCTCAGGTGAAGGAGCCGGAACCATTTTTGTGATTGATGACAAATCAGGGAACATTCATGCCACCAAGACTTTGGACCGAGAGGAGAGAGCCCAGTACACACTGATGGCTCAGGCAGTGGACAGGGACACCAACCGGCCACTGGAACCACCATCGGAATTCATCGTCAAGGTCCAGGACATTAATGACAACCCTCCGGAGTTTCTGCATGAGACCTATCATGCCAATGTGCCTGAGAGGTCCAATGTGG GAACATCAGTAATCCAGGTGACAGCTTCTGATGCAGATGATCCCACCTATGGAAACAGTGCTAAATTAGAGTATAGTATCCTTGAAGGACAGCCCTACTTTTCAGTGGAGGCACAGACAG GTATCATCAGAACAGCCCTTCCCAACATGGACAGGGAGGCCAAGGAGGAGTATCACGTGGTGATCCAGGCCAAGGACATGGGTGGACACATGGGCGGACTCTCAGGGACAACCAAAGTGACGATCACACTGACTGATGTCAATGACAACCCACCAAAGTTTCCGCAGA GCGTATACCAGATGTCTGTATCCGAAGCAGCTGTCCCTGGAGAGGAAGTAGGCAGAGTGAAGGCTAAAGACCCAGACATTGGAGAAAACGGTTTAGTCACATACAACATCGTTGATGGAGACGGTATGGAGCTCTTTGAAATCACCACGGACTACGAAACACAGGAAGGCGTGGTAAAGCTGAAAAAG CCTGTAGATTTTGAAACCAAGAGAGCATATAGCTTGAAGGTAGAGGCAGCCAATGTGCACATCGACCCAAAGTTCATCAGCAACGGAACTTTCAAGGACACTGTGAGAGTCAAGATTGCGGTAGAAGATGCTGATGAACCCCCCATGTTCTTGGCCCCAAGTTATATCCACGAAGTCCAAGAAAATGCAGCCACTGGCACAGTGGTTGGGAGAGTGCATGCCAAAGATCCCGATGCTGCCAACAGCCCAATAAGGTAA